A stretch of Helicobacter pylori DNA encodes these proteins:
- a CDS encoding DNA translocase FtsK: MKSKKLYLALIIGVLLAFLTLSSWLGNSGLVGRFGVWFAALNKKYFGYLSFINLPYLAWVLFLLYKTKNPFTEIVLEKTLGHLLGILSLLFLQSSLLNQGEIGNSARLFLRPFIGDFGLYALITLMVVISYLILFKLPPKSVFYPYMNKTQNLLKEIYKQCLQAFSPNFSPKKESFENTPLDAQKKETNNDKEKENLKENLKENLKENLIDENHNTPNEESFLAIPTPYNTTLNDLEPQEGLVQISPHPPTHYTIYPKRNRFDDLTNPTNPPLKEPKQETKEREPMPTKETLAPTTPTPVMSAPAPNTENHDKTENQKTPNHPKKEESPQENVQEEMIKENIEEKENLKEEEKETQNAPSFSPLTPTSAKKPVMVKELSENKEILDGLDYGEVQKPKDYELPTTQLLNAVCLKDTSLDENEIDQKIQDLLSKLRTFKIDGDIIRTYSGPIVTTFEFRPAPSVKVSRILGLSDDLAMTLCAESIRIQAPIKGKDVVGIEIPNSQSQIIYLREILESELFQKSSSPLTLALGKDIVGNPFITDLKKLPHLLIAGTTGSGKSVGVNAMILSLLYKNPPDQLKLVMIDPKMVEFSIYADIPHLLTPIITDPKKAIGALQSVAKEMERRYSLMSEYKVKTIDSYNEQAPNNGVEAFPYLIVVIDELADLMMTGGKEAEFPIARIAQMGRASGLHLIVATQRPSVDVVTGLIKTNLPSRVSFRVGTKIDSKVILDTDGAQSLLGRGDMLFTPPGTNGLVRLHAPFATEDEIKKIVDFIKAQKEVEYDKDFLLEESRMPLDTPNYQGDDILERAKAVILEKKITSTSFLQRQLKIGYNQAATITDELEAQGFLSPRNAKGNREILQNF, from the coding sequence ATGAAATCTAAAAAACTTTATTTGGCTTTAATCATAGGGGTTTTATTAGCGTTTTTAACCCTATCTTCATGGCTGGGTAATAGCGGTTTAGTGGGGCGTTTTGGGGTGTGGTTTGCCGCACTCAATAAAAAATATTTTGGGTATCTTTCATTCATTAATTTACCCTATTTAGCATGGGTTTTATTCCTTTTATACAAGACTAAAAACCCTTTTACAGAAATCGTTTTAGAAAAAACTTTAGGGCATCTATTAGGCATTTTATCTTTGCTTTTTTTACAATCTAGCCTATTAAATCAAGGGGAAATCGGCAACAGCGCGCGTTTGTTTTTACGCCCTTTTATAGGGGACTTTGGGCTTTATGCGCTGATAACGCTTATGGTAGTTATTTCTTATTTGATTTTATTCAAACTACCCCCTAAAAGCGTTTTTTATCCTTATATGAACAAAACACAAAACCTTTTAAAAGAGATTTACAAACAATGCTTACAAGCCTTTAGCCCTAATTTTAGCCCAAAAAAAGAGAGTTTTGAAAACACCCCATTAGACGCTCAAAAAAAAGAAACTAACAACGACAAAGAAAAAGAAAACCTTAAAGAAAACCTTAAAGAAAACCTTAAAGAAAACCTTATTGATGAAAACCACAACACCCCTAACGAAGAATCGTTTTTAGCGATCCCTACCCCCTATAACACGACTTTAAACGATTTAGAGCCGCAAGAAGGCTTGGTTCAAATTTCCCCTCACCCCCCTACCCATTACACCATTTACCCTAAAAGAAACCGATTTGATGATTTGACTAACCCCACTAACCCCCCTTTAAAAGAACCTAAGCAAGAAACCAAAGAAAGAGAACCCATGCCCACAAAAGAAACTCTTGCACCCACCACACCCACACCCGTCATGTCCGCACCTGCACCCAACACAGAAAATCATGACAAAACAGAAAACCAAAAAACCCCCAATCACCCTAAAAAAGAAGAAAGCCCACAAGAAAACGTGCAAGAAGAAATGATAAAAGAAAATATAGAAGAAAAAGAAAATCTCAAAGAAGAAGAAAAAGAAACGCAAAACGCTCCAAGCTTTAGCCCACTAACCCCCACAAGCGCTAAAAAACCCGTTATGGTTAAAGAATTGAGCGAAAATAAAGAGATATTAGACGGGTTAGATTATGGCGAAGTGCAAAAACCCAAAGATTATGAGCTTCCCACCACGCAATTATTGAATGCGGTTTGTTTGAAAGACACTTCTTTAGACGAAAACGAGATTGACCAAAAAATCCAGGATTTATTGAGCAAACTGCGCACCTTTAAAATTGATGGCGATATTATCCGCACTTATTCAGGCCCTATTGTAACCACTTTTGAATTCCGCCCAGCCCCTAGCGTTAAGGTGAGCCGTATTTTAGGCTTGAGCGATGATTTAGCGATGACTTTATGCGCTGAATCCATTCGCATTCAAGCCCCTATTAAAGGTAAAGATGTCGTTGGCATTGAAATCCCTAACAGCCAGAGCCAAATTATTTATTTAAGAGAAATTTTAGAAAGCGAATTGTTTCAAAAATCCAGCTCGCCCTTAACTCTAGCTTTAGGCAAAGACATTGTAGGTAACCCTTTCATCACGGATTTAAAAAAGCTCCCCCACTTGCTCATCGCCGGCACGACAGGAAGCGGTAAGAGCGTGGGCGTGAATGCGATGATTTTATCCTTACTTTATAAAAACCCCCCCGATCAACTCAAATTAGTGATGATAGATCCCAAAATGGTAGAATTTAGCATTTATGCGGACATCCCTCATTTACTCACGCCCATTATCACCGACCCTAAAAAAGCTATCGGGGCTTTGCAAAGCGTGGCTAAAGAAATGGAGCGCCGATACTCTTTAATGAGCGAATACAAGGTTAAAACCATTGATTCCTATAACGAGCAAGCCCCAAATAACGGCGTTGAAGCGTTCCCCTATTTGATTGTGGTGATTGATGAATTAGCGGATTTGATGATGACAGGGGGCAAAGAAGCGGAGTTTCCTATCGCTAGAATCGCTCAAATGGGGCGAGCGAGCGGCTTGCACCTCATTGTAGCGACCCAACGCCCAAGCGTGGATGTCGTAACCGGCTTGATTAAAACCAACTTGCCTTCAAGGGTGAGTTTTAGGGTAGGCACTAAAATTGATTCTAAAGTGATTTTAGACACCGATGGGGCGCAAAGCTTGTTAGGAAGAGGCGATATGCTCTTTACTCCCCCAGGAACAAACGGGTTAGTGCGCTTGCATGCCCCCTTTGCCACTGAAGATGAAATCAAAAAAATCGTGGATTTTATTAAAGCCCAAAAAGAAGTGGAATACGATAAAGATTTCTTGCTAGAAGAATCGCGCATGCCTTTAGACACCCCTAACTATCAAGGCGATGACATTCTAGAAAGGGCTAAAGCGGTGATTTTAGAAAAAAAGATCACTTCTACGAGTTTTTTACAACGCCAATTAAAAATCGGCTACAACCAAGCCGCCACCATTACTGACGAATTAGAAGCTCAAGGCTTTTTATCCCCAAGAAACGCCAAAGGCAACAGAGAGATTTTGCAAAATTTTTAG
- the addB gene encoding ATP-dependent deoxyribonuclease AddB — protein sequence MNLEKLFLEKSPLFVFSSTRRLKHFYLEQGEGFLPSTMSMGSFFEQAFYIPNQKKIPNSARQILMIDTIKAIAKEKKSILEGLLLFENSFLGYLESTSFLFDLFDELSSACIKLNELSSKDIYLDYEKHLEVLEMIYDRYVKKLEELGFYDKIMQKKPTILKEFFEHFSSIEWHLDGFMSVFERQCLLEVAELVPITLHLSCDKYNQKFLEFLNLKLETDCDYSIDFKTQKILSQTPKRQKIEPKLYANSSYLKQSALVLQTIEEYLQKDNDPNKMAIITPNANFLPFLKLLDKNNNLNFAMGLGAKNSPYYTELVKILEDLQTSDFNLSGSALLDLENLTLPLLEQQSSKEKAPLKEAHSQIMHQYHLLKDTLKNYSLKDLLHLYLQEFEANFRLDDSSGGKIRVMDTLETRGMQFDKIVVADFNETCVPSLKDCDLFLNSALRQSLNLPTLLDKKNLQKHYYYQLFKNSKEITLSYIESETSKASNMLLELNLHTEPIKDAYTLFAPSPLKDYQEEEIKAAILKDFSFSASSLNAFLTCKRRFYYHYMKRFKESPKDENNSAVGSLLHELLKEAYEKDKNPHALEERLIWLLETRENITPKERLDTLIALKKIQAFYLKEKERFKARIKILDLEKSFETIIQGVVFKGRIDRIDKTADNEIILLDYKFKSDLRLDNMSKTQRGGLSPIEIAQISTDYQMAIYAFALKNLGYKEPIKAFFYDLRKGELLEEDELVLQAKMDHLEYSLIPKLKQEIDFEKTLEVKDCEYCSFKDMCNR from the coding sequence ATGAATTTAGAAAAACTTTTTTTAGAAAAATCCCCCTTGTTTGTTTTTAGCTCCACCAGGCGTTTAAAACATTTCTATTTAGAGCAAGGCGAAGGGTTTTTGCCTAGCACAATGAGCATGGGGAGTTTTTTTGAACAGGCTTTTTACATCCCTAATCAAAAGAAAATCCCTAACAGCGCACGCCAAATTTTAATGATAGACACCATTAAAGCCATCGCTAAAGAAAAAAAATCCATTCTTGAAGGGCTTTTACTTTTTGAAAACAGCTTTTTGGGGTATTTGGAAAGCACTTCTTTTTTGTTTGATTTGTTTGATGAGTTAAGCTCTGCTTGCATCAAACTCAATGAACTTTCTTCTAAAGACATTTATTTGGATTATGAAAAGCATTTAGAAGTCTTAGAAATGATTTATGATCGCTATGTTAAAAAGCTAGAAGAATTAGGCTTTTACGACAAAATCATGCAAAAAAAGCCCACGATTTTAAAAGAATTTTTTGAGCATTTTTCCTCCATTGAATGGCATTTAGACGGCTTTATGAGCGTTTTTGAAAGACAATGCCTATTAGAAGTGGCGGAGTTAGTGCCTATCACTTTACACCTATCTTGCGACAAATACAACCAAAAATTCTTGGAATTTCTCAATCTCAAATTAGAGACAGATTGCGATTATTCTATAGATTTTAAAACCCAAAAGATCCTCTCCCAGACACCCAAGCGCCAAAAAATAGAGCCAAAGCTTTATGCCAACTCCAGCTATTTAAAACAAAGCGCTTTAGTTTTACAAACCATAGAAGAGTATTTGCAAAAAGATAACGACCCTAATAAAATGGCGATCATCACGCCTAATGCGAATTTTTTGCCTTTTTTAAAACTCTTAGACAAAAACAACAATTTGAATTTCGCTATGGGCTTAGGGGCTAAAAACAGCCCTTATTATACAGAGCTTGTCAAAATCTTAGAAGATTTACAAACAAGCGATTTTAATTTAAGCGGATCTGCGTTATTGGACTTAGAAAATCTCACACTCCCGCTTTTAGAACAACAAAGCTCTAAAGAAAAAGCGCCCTTAAAAGAAGCGCATTCTCAAATCATGCACCAGTATCATCTTTTAAAAGACACGCTTAAAAACTACAGCCTTAAAGATTTATTGCATTTGTATTTGCAAGAATTTGAAGCCAATTTCCGCTTAGACGATTCTAGTGGGGGCAAAATACGAGTCATGGACACTTTAGAAACAAGGGGCATGCAATTTGATAAAATAGTGGTTGCGGATTTCAATGAAACATGCGTGCCAAGCCTTAAAGATTGCGATTTGTTTTTAAACTCCGCTTTAAGACAATCGCTCAACCTCCCCACTTTATTGGATAAGAAAAATTTGCAAAAACATTATTACTACCAGCTCTTTAAAAACTCTAAAGAAATAACACTTTCTTATATAGAGAGCGAAACTTCAAAAGCCTCTAACATGCTTTTGGAATTAAATTTGCATACAGAGCCTATCAAAGACGCTTACACGCTTTTTGCACCAAGTCCTTTAAAAGACTACCAAGAAGAAGAAATCAAAGCCGCTATCCTTAAAGATTTTAGCTTTAGCGCTAGCTCATTGAACGCTTTTTTAACTTGCAAGCGCCGTTTTTACTACCACTACATGAAGCGATTCAAAGAAAGCCCTAAAGATGAAAATAATAGCGCTGTGGGCAGTTTGCTCCATGAACTTTTAAAAGAGGCTTATGAAAAAGATAAAAACCCCCATGCGTTAGAAGAGAGGCTCATTTGGCTCTTAGAAACAAGAGAAAACATTACCCCTAAAGAGCGTTTAGACACTCTTATAGCGCTCAAAAAAATCCAGGCTTTTTATCTTAAAGAAAAAGAACGCTTTAAGGCAAGAATCAAAATCCTTGATCTTGAAAAAAGCTTTGAAACGATTATTCAAGGCGTTGTTTTTAAGGGGCGTATAGACAGAATTGACAAAACGGCTGACAATGAGATTATTTTATTGGATTACAAATTCAAAAGCGATTTGAGATTAGACAACATGAGTAAAACACAAAGAGGAGGCTTAAGCCCCATAGAAATCGCTCAAATCAGCACCGATTATCAAATGGCCATCTATGCGTTTGCCCTTAAAAATCTGGGTTACAAAGAGCCTATAAAAGCCTTTTTTTATGATTTGAGAAAGGGCGAGTTGCTAGAAGAAGACGAGCTTGTTTTACAGGCTAAAATGGATCATTTGGAATATTCTCTTATCCCCAAGCTCAAGCAAGAAATTGATTTTGAAAAAACTTTAGAAGTTAAAGATTGTGAGTATTGCTCTTTTAAAGACATGTGCAACCGATGA
- a CDS encoding bifunctional riboflavin kinase/FAD synthetase, with amino-acid sequence MLNFLSISSEHEIKSLAIGKFDGLHLGHQALFKELKDPKALLIIEKKHYTKGYLTPLKYRAKLVGMPLFFVYLEEISQLNALEFLELLKKKFPHLERLVVGYDFRFGHGRQNDALFLKERFEKTIIVPEVKVQEISVHSKMIKLALSHGDLLLANKLLGRPYEVCGKVISDQGLGHKELAPTLNIKTKDFILPSFGVYASLVKVKDPIYQKSVSFIGNRLSADQNFAIECHVLDTIIENPPKEIALRWVQKIRDNMRFSSLKELKNQIQQDILRAKEILR; translated from the coding sequence ATGTTGAATTTTTTATCCATTTCAAGCGAGCATGAGATTAAAAGCCTAGCTATCGGTAAATTTGATGGCTTGCATCTAGGGCATCAAGCCCTTTTTAAGGAATTAAAAGATCCCAAAGCCCTTTTAATCATAGAAAAAAAACATTACACTAAAGGCTATTTAACCCCCCTAAAATACCGCGCTAAACTCGTGGGCATGCCTTTATTTTTTGTGTATTTAGAAGAGATTTCACAATTAAACGCCCTAGAATTTTTAGAGCTTTTAAAAAAGAAATTCCCCCATTTAGAACGCCTAGTGGTGGGCTATGATTTCAGGTTTGGGCATGGAAGACAAAATGACGCTTTATTTTTAAAAGAGCGTTTTGAAAAAACCATTATTGTGCCTGAAGTGAAAGTCCAAGAGATTAGCGTGCATTCTAAGATGATCAAACTAGCCCTAAGTCATGGCGACTTGCTTTTAGCTAACAAGCTCTTAGGCAGGCCTTATGAAGTGTGCGGAAAAGTCATTAGCGATCAAGGCTTAGGGCATAAAGAATTAGCGCCTACTTTAAATATCAAAACTAAAGATTTTATCCTCCCTAGTTTTGGGGTGTATGCGAGTTTAGTGAAAGTAAAAGATCCAATTTATCAAAAAAGCGTGAGTTTTATAGGCAACCGCTTAAGCGCGGATCAAAATTTCGCCATAGAATGCCATGTGCTTGATACCATCATAGAAAACCCGCCCAAAGAAATCGCTTTGCGTTGGGTTCAAAAAATACGAGACAACATGCGTTTTTCTTCGTTAAAAGAGCTTAAAAATCAGATCCAACAAGACATCTTAAGAGCCAAAGAGATTTTGAGATAA
- a CDS encoding MFS transporter, whose amino-acid sequence MNPQPATKKPLKSLLAASSGNLVEWYDFYAYAFLAPYFAKEFTHTNDPTLALISAFLVFMLGFFMRPLGSLFFGKLGDKKGRKTSMVYSIILMALGSFMLALLPTKEIVGEWAFLFLLLARLLQGFSVGGEYGVVATYLSELGRNGKKGFYGSFQYVTLVGGQLLAIFSLFIVENIYTHEQISAFAWRYLFALGGILALLSLFLRNIMEETMDSKTTPKTTIKEETQRGSLKELLNHKKALMIVFGLTMGGSLCFYTFTVYLKIFLTNSSSFSPKESSFIMLLALSYFIFLQPLCGMLADKIKRTQMLMVFAITGLIVTPVVFYGIKHATSVYEALFYEILALSSMSFYTCIAGVIKAELFPEHVRALGVGLAYAIANALFGGSASYVALEFKQHGFEAGFVGYVMFSIVIFMVMVIIFPKKTYLE is encoded by the coding sequence ATGAACCCCCAACCCGCCACCAAAAAACCCTTAAAATCCCTTTTAGCCGCTAGTTCAGGTAATTTAGTGGAATGGTATGACTTTTACGCTTATGCGTTCTTAGCGCCTTATTTTGCTAAGGAATTTACCCACACGAACGACCCCACTTTAGCGCTCATCTCAGCTTTTTTGGTTTTCATGCTAGGGTTTTTCATGCGCCCTTTGGGGAGTTTGTTTTTTGGTAAATTGGGGGATAAAAAGGGGCGTAAAACTTCTATGGTGTATTCCATTATCCTTATGGCGCTAGGTTCTTTCATGCTCGCATTGCTCCCCACTAAAGAAATCGTAGGGGAATGGGCGTTCTTGTTTTTATTATTAGCCAGGCTTTTACAGGGCTTTAGCGTGGGAGGAGAATATGGCGTGGTCGCTACTTACCTCTCTGAATTAGGCAGGAATGGTAAAAAAGGTTTTTATGGCTCTTTTCAATATGTAACTTTAGTTGGAGGGCAGCTCTTAGCTATTTTTTCACTCTTTATTGTTGAAAACATTTACACGCATGAGCAAATCAGTGCGTTTGCTTGGCGTTATTTATTCGCTTTAGGGGGTATATTAGCCCTACTCTCGCTCTTTTTAAGAAATATCATGGAAGAAACCATGGATAGTAAAACAACTCCCAAAACCACCATTAAAGAAGAAACCCAAAGAGGCAGTTTAAAGGAATTGCTCAACCATAAAAAAGCCTTAATGATAGTCTTTGGGCTAACTATGGGAGGGAGTTTGTGTTTTTATACTTTTACGGTGTATTTAAAAATCTTTTTAACCAACAGCTCATCATTCAGCCCTAAAGAAAGCAGTTTTATCATGCTTTTAGCGCTCTCTTATTTCATCTTCTTACAGCCCTTATGCGGGATGCTTGCGGATAAAATCAAACGCACCCAAATGCTGATGGTTTTTGCTATCACAGGGCTTATTGTAACGCCTGTTGTCTTTTATGGTATCAAGCATGCCACTAGCGTGTATGAAGCCCTATTTTATGAAATACTCGCATTGAGCAGCATGAGTTTTTACACTTGCATTGCTGGGGTCATTAAGGCGGAATTATTCCCTGAACATGTGCGAGCGCTTGGCGTGGGTCTAGCCTATGCGATCGCCAATGCGCTTTTTGGAGGGAGCGCGAGTTATGTAGCGTTAGAGTTCAAACAGCATGGTTTTGAAGCGGGGTTTGTGGGCTATGTCATGTTTAGTATTGTTATCTTTATGGTTATGGTTATCATATTCCCTAAAAAAACCTATTTGGAATGA
- a CDS encoding flagellar hook-basal body protein, with the protein MQNGYYAATGAMATQFNRLDLTSNNLANLNTNGFKRDDAITGDFLRLYQQYREQLPLEDQTKASAKYLNRNLNRVPILSEIYTDRSLGAFEETHNPLDFALTSPNLYFAIQTNEGVAYTRDGHFSVDKDGFLVTLNGFKVLSRSGLNEKGGIMLMPDAEIEVDQNGGITFRDNEAQIQAGALALVSFSEPKNLKKIGQNLYTYQGEGIHQVSDSGALKQYMLEKSNVNAVREMSALIEINRFLDMYSKVLKTHQDDMNAEAINKLATKA; encoded by the coding sequence ATGCAAAATGGGTATTATGCGGCCACAGGGGCTATGGCGACACAATTTAACCGCTTGGATTTAACCTCTAATAATTTAGCTAATTTAAACACTAATGGCTTTAAAAGAGACGATGCGATTACAGGCGATTTTTTAAGGCTTTACCAACAATACCGAGAGCAACTGCCCTTAGAAGATCAAACCAAAGCGAGCGCGAAGTATCTAAACCGCAACCTCAATCGTGTGCCTATTTTATCAGAAATCTATACGGATAGGAGTCTTGGCGCGTTTGAAGAAACGCATAACCCCCTGGATTTTGCCCTAACAAGCCCTAACCTCTATTTTGCGATACAAACTAATGAGGGCGTCGCTTATACCAGAGACGGGCATTTCAGCGTGGATAAAGACGGCTTTTTAGTTACTCTTAATGGCTTTAAGGTGCTTTCACGCTCTGGCTTGAACGAAAAAGGAGGGATCATGCTCATGCCTGACGCTGAAATTGAAGTGGATCAAAATGGTGGAATCACTTTTAGGGATAATGAAGCCCAAATTCAAGCGGGCGCGTTAGCTTTAGTGAGTTTTAGCGAACCTAAAAACCTTAAAAAGATAGGGCAAAACCTTTATACCTATCAGGGCGAAGGCATCCATCAAGTCTCTGACTCTGGCGCGTTAAAACAATACATGCTAGAAAAAAGCAATGTCAATGCAGTGCGTGAGATGAGTGCTTTGATTGAAATCAACCGCTTTTTGGACATGTATTCTAAAGTGCTAAAAACCCATCAAGATGACATGAACGCTGAAGCGATCAACAAACTCGCTACAAAAGCTTAA
- the tkt gene encoding transketolase, whose amino-acid sequence MRLSNADLERLKSMANTLRFLCADMIDKANSGHPGVCLGLADVMVVLSLHLNLNPINPKWLNRDRLVFSGGHASALAYSLLHLWGFDLSLDDLKRFRQLHSKTPGHPELHHTEGIEITTGPLGQGFANAVGFSMASQYAQTLLDKEAVSHKVYCLCGDGDLQEGISYESASLAGHFRLDNLIVIYDSNQISIEGAINISFSEQIKTRFLAQNWEVLECDGHDYQAIHNALEEAKKSHKPTLLIAHTIIGKGAIGLEGSEKTHGSPLNKEVLKQSKENAQINPDESFIISPKNKMHFEEVKVRGVSLEALWEKSLSPKTKEKIHALKDFDFSAIHYPTFKKGESLATRVSNGMILNAIAKECEGFLGGSADLAPSNNTHLKHSGDFPLGQNLHFGIREHAMGAITNALAAYGLFVPFCATFFVFSDYLMPSMRLSALMKLKALFIFTHDSIGVGEDGATHQPIEQLSHLRALPNFYAFRPSDAFENTACMQVALSLNAPSTLILSRQNLPVLDEVSKEQVLKGAYVKHDAKDPIITLVASGSEVSLALESAKILERENIPTQVVSAPCFDLLIEQDESYFKELFKGKVLVIEASRAIEWYRFADKIVGMDSFGSSAKGDKLFEKFGFSVENVIAQAKRLLNA is encoded by the coding sequence ATGCGATTGAGTAACGCTGACTTAGAACGATTAAAAAGCATGGCCAACACGCTTCGCTTTTTGTGTGCGGACATGATAGATAAGGCTAATAGTGGGCATCCGGGCGTGTGCTTAGGGCTAGCTGATGTGATGGTGGTTTTAAGCTTGCACCTAAACCTTAACCCCATTAACCCTAAATGGCTCAATAGGGACAGGTTGGTTTTTAGCGGAGGGCATGCGAGCGCGTTAGCGTATAGTTTGTTGCATTTGTGGGGCTTTGATTTGAGTTTAGACGATTTAAAGCGTTTCAGGCAATTACACTCTAAAACCCCAGGACACCCCGAATTGCACCACACCGAAGGCATTGAAATCACCACAGGCCCTTTGGGGCAAGGTTTTGCTAACGCTGTGGGCTTTAGCATGGCGAGCCAATACGCTCAAACCCTTTTAGATAAAGAAGCGGTTTCTCATAAAGTCTATTGCTTGTGTGGGGATGGGGATTTGCAAGAAGGCATTAGTTATGAGAGCGCTTCTTTGGCCGGGCACTTTCGCCTTGATAATCTCATTGTGATTTATGACAGCAACCAAATTAGCATTGAAGGCGCTATTAATATTAGTTTTAGCGAACAGATTAAAACGCGTTTTTTAGCGCAAAATTGGGAAGTGCTAGAATGCGATGGGCATGACTATCAAGCGATTCACAACGCTTTAGAAGAAGCCAAAAAATCCCATAAACCCACGCTTTTAATCGCTCATACGATCATTGGTAAGGGGGCTATTGGTTTAGAGGGGAGTGAAAAAACGCATGGCTCGCCTTTAAATAAAGAAGTGTTAAAACAATCCAAAGAAAACGCTCAAATCAACCCTGATGAAAGCTTTATCATTAGTCCAAAAAACAAAATGCATTTTGAAGAAGTGAAAGTTAGGGGCGTTAGCTTAGAGGCCTTATGGGAAAAATCCTTAAGCCCTAAAACAAAAGAAAAAATCCATGCGTTAAAGGATTTTGATTTTAGCGCCATCCATTACCCCACCTTTAAAAAAGGCGAATCTCTAGCCACGAGAGTGAGTAACGGCATGATTTTAAACGCTATCGCTAAAGAATGCGAGGGCTTTTTAGGAGGGAGCGCGGATTTAGCCCCATCCAATAACACGCATTTAAAACACTCTGGCGATTTCCCTTTAGGGCAAAACTTGCATTTTGGGATCAGAGAGCATGCCATGGGGGCTATCACTAACGCTTTAGCGGCGTATGGCTTGTTTGTGCCTTTTTGCGCAACCTTTTTTGTGTTTAGCGATTATTTAATGCCCAGCATGCGTTTGAGCGCTTTAATGAAACTGAAAGCCCTTTTTATCTTCACGCATGACAGCATTGGGGTGGGCGAAGACGGGGCGACGCACCAGCCCATAGAGCAATTGAGCCATTTACGCGCTTTGCCCAACTTCTATGCTTTCAGGCCTAGCGACGCTTTTGAAAATACGGCTTGCATGCAAGTAGCGTTAAGTTTGAACGCTCCTAGCACTCTTATTTTATCGCGCCAGAATTTGCCCGTGCTTGATGAGGTTTCTAAAGAGCAGGTTTTAAAAGGGGCGTATGTTAAACATGATGCTAAAGATCCCATTATCACGCTTGTTGCGAGCGGGAGCGAAGTCTCTTTGGCTTTAGAGAGTGCTAAAATTTTAGAGCGAGAAAATATCCCCACTCAAGTGGTGAGTGCGCCATGCTTTGATTTATTGATAGAGCAAGATGAAAGCTATTTTAAAGAACTCTTTAAGGGTAAAGTCTTAGTCATTGAAGCGAGCCGCGCGATAGAGTGGTATCGTTTTGCGGATAAAATCGTTGGCATGGATTCTTTTGGGAGTTCGGCAAAGGGCGATAAACTCTTTGAAAAATTTGGCTTTAGCGTTGAAAACGTTATCGCTCAAGCTAAAAGGTTACTCAACGCATGA
- a CDS encoding DUF3883 domain-containing protein, giving the protein MAKHKNYEILNLIGYALAKFDNDFIKEFGFSTKNAFFEYCVQIGLADTTGVIKNRMDLFDYFFPNKRKGWWQKGDAYIHRKLWIDSLLEKESVKGFSHIVKLFLQEQYGVKDLGITPNAYLKTRYKSMQETGLEAELYFLNHYKNIKIFSCGHLKDMRLFGDGYDFYIQTNKQAFLVEVKGIREKQGTLRLTQKEYEQAQTYSHDYVLVVVLNLSEKPHLLSIANPLKHLEFKACERKQKSILEYHLIGQIK; this is encoded by the coding sequence ATGGCAAAACATAAGAACTATGAAATTTTAAATCTCATAGGCTATGCTTTGGCAAAATTTGATAATGATTTTATTAAAGAATTTGGCTTTTCTACTAAAAATGCTTTTTTTGAATATTGCGTCCAAATTGGCCTAGCTGACACGACTGGCGTTATCAAAAATCGCATGGATTTATTTGATTATTTTTTTCCTAACAAACGCAAAGGTTGGTGGCAAAAAGGTGATGCCTATATCCATAGAAAATTATGGATTGATAGTTTGCTTGAAAAAGAAAGCGTTAAGGGTTTTAGCCATATTGTGAAATTGTTTTTGCAAGAACAATACGGCGTCAAAGATTTAGGCATTACCCCTAACGCTTACCTCAAAACCCGCTATAAAAGCATGCAAGAAACAGGTTTGGAAGCCGAATTATATTTCTTAAACCACTATAAAAACATCAAAATATTCTCTTGTGGGCATTTAAAAGACATGCGTCTTTTTGGCGATGGGTATGACTTCTATATTCAAACCAACAAGCAAGCGTTTTTAGTGGAAGTTAAGGGGATTAGAGAAAAGCAAGGGACATTGAGATTGACCCAAAAAGAATACGAACAAGCACAAACTTATAGCCATGATTATGTGCTTGTAGTGGTATTGAATTTAAGTGAAAAACCCCATCTTTTATCCATTGCTAACCCCTTAAAACATTTAGAGTTTAAGGCATGCGAGAGAAAGCAAAAAAGCATTTTGGAATACCACTTAATAGGGCAAATAAAATAG